In Microbacterium sp. No. 7, the genomic window CGCACGAAGTCGGCGTCGCTCACGAACGACAGCTCGGTGCTCACACGGGGGTCGTCGCCCGCCTCGCGCGTCACGAGCTCGCCCTGGCCGGGGCTCGGCGCGCCGACGACGCGCAGCGACAGGGCCGGATCGTCGAGCGAGCGGAAGACCCGGATGAGATCGAGCACTCCTTTATAAGGACGGACGATGCCGATGAAGAGGAGCCGGCCGGGCACCTGCGCCTCGCGGGGGAGCGCGTCGAACCGCGGACGGTAGTGCCCGTGCGGGATCGTCGCGACGAAGCTCCCGAAGGCGACATCGGTGTGCGTCGTCAGGCGGATGACGCCGCTCGTCGCCCGGTCGCAGGCGGCGAGCACGCGCTGCTCGGCACGGCTGCCGGGCTCGTGCGGCGTCGCGTTGTGCACGGTGCGCACGACGGGCACGCGGCGCAGCCGGCAGCGCCACAGCACGAGCGCGAGCGCGCGCCGCCGCAGCAGGCTCTCCAGGCGCGTCGACCCGCGCACGAGCATCTCGGGCCAGTGCACGTGGAAGACGTCGTACGACCCGAGCAGCGCCTCGCGCCAGGAGAAGTAGCCGAGCTCGATCGAGCCGTCGCCGCCGTCGACGAGCTGGTCGGCGTACTGCGTGCCGCGGTCGTCGGGCCACAGGCCGAGCAGCACGCGCGGCGGGCGGCTCACCCGGCGTTCCCCGGGCTGCCCGCGCTTCCGGCGAACCGCGACCTCGCCGGAGGCGGGTCGTCCGCGTGCGCGGGATCGCCGCGCGACATCCAGGCCGTCGGGCCGGCGACGCACAGGAACACCGTGTAGCCGTACAGCAGGAGATGGCCGGGGATGTCGTCGATCGCGTTGAAGGAGCCGAGCACGATCGCGCACGCGACGAGCGAGCCGACCGCGGCCGCCTCGCGGGCCGCGACGCCCGACAGCGCCACCGCGAGCAGGAACACCCCGAAGAGCACGAGGCCCGGAACGCCGATGCTGATGAGCAGCTGCAGGTAGCCGCTCTCCAGCGGGATCGTCGCGTAGCGGTCGAAGACGTCGCGCGAGCTGAAGCCGCCGCTGCCCAGCCACCCGAAGTCCTCCGCCGCCCGGAGGGCGTACTCGATGCCCGCCGCCCGCGCCTCTGCGGAGCGGTCGGCCTCCACCGACGACGAGCGCTCGGCGATCGTCGGGAGGCTGATCACGACGATCGCGCCGACCACGGCCAGGATCGCCGCGATCCCCAGGCGGAAGACGGGCAGCGGCCGCGTGCGCAGGAACGCCACGAGCCACGCGACGCCGACGCCGAACGCGAGGGCCACGAGGCTGCCGCGCGATCCGGTCGCGGCGACGCCCGCGGCCGTCACGAGCGCCGCGACGAGGAAGCGGGTGCGACCGAACTGCAGCCACAGGCCCAGCGCGAGCGCCGCGGCGATGCAGAGGTACGCCGACGCGTACAGGGGATGCACGAACCACACCTGCGAGCGGTACACGGCCCAGGTGCGGCTCGTGATGCCGAACAGCGGCGAGAGCGTGTCGGCGACCGGGTTGAACTGCACGATCGCCTCGAGCACGGCGTACGCGCCCGCGATCGCGCCCGTGACGACCCACGCGCGCATCAGCAGCCAGGCCTCGCGCTGCGCGTCGAGCACCATCACGAGCGACATCACCGACGTCAGGATCGCGACCACGAACGCGACGCTGCGCACGGGGTCCTGCGACCATGAGACGGTCGCGACGAGCCATGCGACGAAGGCCAGCGCCGCGACGAGCACCCAGTAGCGCGAGCCGAGGCGGTGGCTCAGCGAGAACGCGGGCGGACCGCCCCGCCACTGGGCGACCAGCCGGCGGACGACCCAGATCACGAGCGGCAGTCCCAGCAGCGGCACCGTGTTGACGCGGATGAGCAGCTGCGCCGGCAGGGCGGCGTAGAGCACGACGGACGCCGCGGGCAGCCAGGTCACCGGCAGCGACCAGAACAGCGCGATCGCCGCGGCGCCGCCGATCACGACCGCGAGCACCGTGAACGCCGCCGAGAGCCGCGTGAGCGCGAGCACGGCGAGCACCACGACGACGACCGCTCCCGCGACGATGCCGATCGCGAGGGCGCGGCGCTGGGCGTCGGGGATGCCGCGGCCGATGCGCCGTGCCACCGTGTCGTGGCGCGAGGCCATCGGCTGCGCGCTCATGACCGCTGGTACTCCTGGATGAGGTCGCCCCGCATCGCGCGCAGCAGGCCGAGCCCCCGCATCCACGTGTTGAGCGCGTGCGCGTCGACCGGCCGGCGCCGCAGCGTGCGCGTCGTGATGCGCAGGCCGCCCACGGCGAGCCGCGCGACGCCCTCCACGCCGACGCGCAGGCGCTTGCCGTCGTTGAGCAGGAGCCGTGCGCGCACGTTGCCCGTGCGCTCGGCGCGGCGCTTGACCCACTCCCACGTCATCCGCTCCAGCGGCACGTCCTCCTCTACGACCGCCTCGTCGCACCACACGATCGTCGCGCCCGCGGCGACCATGCGGTGGAACAGGTCGGAGTCGCTGCCGCCCGTGCGCGAGAACGCGGGGTCGAACCACGGGCTGTCGAGCCGCTGCAGCGCGGTGCGCCGCACGAGCGAGTTGTTCGTCGCGGCGAGCGGCATGCGCTGGCCGGTCGCGACGCGCGGCCGCTCGAAGAAGCCGCCCGCGATCGCCCACGTGGGGGCGTTCGGGGGGAAGACCGGCACGACCGGGCCCGCGACGACCTCCGCGTCGTAGGCGTGCGCGGCGTCCCACAGGCGCACGAGCCAGTCGGGCGCGACGCGCTCGTCGTCGTCGACGAACGCCACGTGCGTCTCGTCGGCGACCGCGCGCAGGAAGGCGTTCCGCGCCTCGGCGATGCCGGGCGCCGGCTCGACGGAGTACCGCACGTCGAGGTCGGCGAACTCGGCCGCGACCTCGCGCGCCGACCCGTCGGCGTCGTTGTCGACGACGTACACGCTCACGGGCACGGGACGCTCGAGGTCACGGAGCGACTCGAGCAGCTGGCGCAGCAGCGCCGGGCGCCGGTAGGTCGCGATGCCGATCGCGACGGCGGGGCCTGCGGGCTCGGATGCGGGCATGGCTCATCCCTCTCTCGCGGCGGCCTGTGCGAGCGCGGCGCGCGGCGCGCGCCCGCCCCGGGCCGGCAGCTTCGCGCGTGCGCGCAGCAGCGCCGTCTGCACCAGGCGGTTGATCCGGAAGCGTCGCAGGAACCCGCGGGCCTCGCGCGGCGAGGCGAACAGGCCGTGGCTCACCCAGAGCGCCGCGAGGGCGTCCGCAGCGGGGCGGGGGAGGTCGGCGAGGGCGTTGCGGTGCGCGCTGAGCAGGGGGACGCGCTCGTCGTCGAGCCGCTCGCGCACGTCGTCGACGTGCGCGAGCGAGTTGCGGCGCGGCCAGAGCACGGGGCAGAAGACCTGCTGCACGTCGAAGACCGCGTCGATCGTGGCGCCGTCGCGCAGCGCCCAGGCCGTGTAGAGGAAGAACTCGGTGAGGCCCGCGCGCACGAACTCGTCGGCGAAGGGCGATCCGCTGCGTTCCTCGACCTCGGCGATCGTGCGCCGCACGCGCGCCGTGTCGAACACGAACGGCGTGACCGTCGCGGTGAAGTCGCGCACGAGCGCGCCGGGCTCCAGACCCGTGTACGCGAGCACGGTCTCCAGCTGCGGGCGCAGCGGGTGCTCCTCGTAGGAGTAGGTGTTCACGCGCGCACGCCCGTCCGCCGACACGAAGAAGTCGGGCGCGGGCGTGCGGACGAAGTGGTTCTTCGCGTCGAGCGCCACGTAGTGGTCGGTGTCGACGAGCGCGCTCACGGCGAGCTTGAGCACCTGCTGCACGACCCAGCCCTTCGCCGCGGGCACGTCGACGAGGTCCGCCGGCCGCACGACGCGCAGCCGCGGCGCGTGGTCGCCCAGCTCGCCCGCGATGCGCCGGCGGTCGGCCGGGCTCAGGCCGCGCGCCGTGTTGTCGATCACGATGTAGCGCGCGATCCGTTCGGCGGGCACGTGCGCGCGCAGCGAGCGGGCCTGCAGCAGCAGCAGGGGGATCTCGACCTCGAAGACGACGGTCACGACGCTCACCGCGCGCGTCGTCATGACGACAGCACCTCCGCGCGCACGTCGGCGGGCGCGTCCTCCAGGAACGGGCCCCAGCGCAGCTCGCCCGCACGCCGCACCGACGTGACGACGACGCCCGCGAACTCCTCGCCCGCGAACCGCAGCGCCTCGCGGGCTCCGCGCACGTCGGTGAGGGGCGTGCGGCGGTCGGCCACGAGCACGGTCGCGTCGAGGCCGCCGGCGACGGCGAGCGCGTCGGCCGACGCCGAGACGGGATCGACGAGCCACAGCACGAGGTCGTGCGACTGCTCGACCTCGTCGCGTGCGGCTCGAACGCCGCCGGCGGAGAGGGGGGATGCCGCGGCGCCGCCCCCGCGGCGCAGCACGGTGCCGTCGCCGGCGTAGCGCCCGCCGTCCGCGTGCGACACGAGGTCGACGACGCCCACGCGCACCCCGTCGGCCTGCAGCGCGGCGGTCACCCGCTCCGCGACGGCGCGCACGTCGTCGCCGGGGCGGGCGGTCGTCAGGGCGATCGAGCGGGTTCCGTTCGCGCGCGCGAGCCGGCCGAGCCGTGCGGCGAGCCAACGGGTGCGTGCGCGCCCGCTCGTGTCCTCGACGTCGCCCGCCGGCGTGCCGAGCGCGGCGACGAGCGGACCGCCGGCCTCCGCCGCGAGCCGGTCGGGCGACCCGGCCTGGCGCGAGACGAGCGCCACGATGTAGGCGGCGAGGCTGCCGAACACGACGCCCACGATCACGCCGATCGCGAAGATCGCCGGCAGGTTCGGCTTCGAAGGGGTGGCGGGCGTCTTGGGCGCCTCGAGCGGGGTGGCCGCGACGTGGAACGGCACGCCCGCGGTGTCGCGGTCGAGCGAGCCGATGTAGGCGCGCGCGACCGATTCGACGATCGTCTGGGAGTCCTGGGGCGAGGCGCTCGTGGCCGTCAGCGACACGATCGGCGAGTTGGTGACCGTCGTCGCGTCGATCGTGGCGGCGAGCTGCGGGCGGCTCCACGACAGCGACAGCTCGTCGAGCACGGTCTGCAGGTTCGCGTCGCTCTTGACCACGGTCGGGGCGAGCGCCGCCTCGGCCACCGCGAACTGGTTGCCCTTGACGATCTGGTTGACGGTCGGCGCCTCCAGCTCGGAGGCCGCATACACGTAGAGCCGCACCGTCGACTCGTACTCGCGCGGTGTGACGAGACCCACGATCGCCGAGGTCGCGATCGCTATGAGGAACACTCCGAGAGCCAGCGGCCACCTCGCCACCACATCGCGCCAGGTGGGACCGCCCGCCGTCACGATCGCCGCTCGTTTCGGGCGTGAGACCTCAAGTGCTGCATGCCGGTCATGATAGGCAGGCCCGAAAGACGCAAACGAAACAGGAACATTTCGGGTTGGAAAACGTTTCGTGCG contains:
- a CDS encoding glycosyltransferase, whose protein sequence is MSRPPRVLLGLWPDDRGTQYADQLVDGGDGSIELGYFSWREALLGSYDVFHVHWPEMLVRGSTRLESLLRRRALALVLWRCRLRRVPVVRTVHNATPHEPGSRAEQRVLAACDRATSGVIRLTTHTDVAFGSFVATIPHGHYRPRFDALPREAQVPGRLLFIGIVRPYKGVLDLIRVFRSLDDPALSLRVVGAPSPGQGELVTREAGDDPRVSTELSFVSDADFVREISAAELVVFPYRRMLNSGVLLAALSVDRPVLVPRSPVNEAIADEVGREWFVFYDRLDAPGLAQALRDVRARSLRGRPELSARDWPAVARAHRKVYLSALREAGRG
- a CDS encoding O-antigen ligase family protein, producing MSAQPMASRHDTVARRIGRGIPDAQRRALAIGIVAGAVVVVVLAVLALTRLSAAFTVLAVVIGGAAAIALFWSLPVTWLPAASVVLYAALPAQLLIRVNTVPLLGLPLVIWVVRRLVAQWRGGPPAFSLSHRLGSRYWVLVAALAFVAWLVATVSWSQDPVRSVAFVVAILTSVMSLVMVLDAQREAWLLMRAWVVTGAIAGAYAVLEAIVQFNPVADTLSPLFGITSRTWAVYRSQVWFVHPLYASAYLCIAAALALGLWLQFGRTRFLVAALVTAAGVAATGSRGSLVALAFGVGVAWLVAFLRTRPLPVFRLGIAAILAVVGAIVVISLPTIAERSSSVEADRSAEARAAGIEYALRAAEDFGWLGSGGFSSRDVFDRYATIPLESGYLQLLISIGVPGLVLFGVFLLAVALSGVAAREAAAVGSLVACAIVLGSFNAIDDIPGHLLLYGYTVFLCVAGPTAWMSRGDPAHADDPPPARSRFAGSAGSPGNAG
- a CDS encoding glycosyltransferase family 2 protein; this translates as MPASEPAGPAVAIGIATYRRPALLRQLLESLRDLERPVPVSVYVVDNDADGSAREVAAEFADLDVRYSVEPAPGIAEARNAFLRAVADETHVAFVDDDERVAPDWLVRLWDAAHAYDAEVVAGPVVPVFPPNAPTWAIAGGFFERPRVATGQRMPLAATNNSLVRRTALQRLDSPWFDPAFSRTGGSDSDLFHRMVAAGATIVWCDEAVVEEDVPLERMTWEWVKRRAERTGNVRARLLLNDGKRLRVGVEGVARLAVGGLRITTRTLRRRPVDAHALNTWMRGLGLLRAMRGDLIQEYQRS
- a CDS encoding DUF6492 family protein, whose translation is MTTRAVSVVTVVFEVEIPLLLLQARSLRAHVPAERIARYIVIDNTARGLSPADRRRIAGELGDHAPRLRVVRPADLVDVPAAKGWVVQQVLKLAVSALVDTDHYVALDAKNHFVRTPAPDFFVSADGRARVNTYSYEEHPLRPQLETVLAYTGLEPGALVRDFTATVTPFVFDTARVRRTIAEVEERSGSPFADEFVRAGLTEFFLYTAWALRDGATIDAVFDVQQVFCPVLWPRRNSLAHVDDVRERLDDERVPLLSAHRNALADLPRPAADALAALWVSHGLFASPREARGFLRRFRINRLVQTALLRARAKLPARGGRAPRAALAQAAAREG
- a CDS encoding YveK family protein, with the protein product MTAGGPTWRDVVARWPLALGVFLIAIATSAIVGLVTPREYESTVRLYVYAASELEAPTVNQIVKGNQFAVAEAALAPTVVKSDANLQTVLDELSLSWSRPQLAATIDATTVTNSPIVSLTATSASPQDSQTIVESVARAYIGSLDRDTAGVPFHVAATPLEAPKTPATPSKPNLPAIFAIGVIVGVVFGSLAAYIVALVSRQAGSPDRLAAEAGGPLVAALGTPAGDVEDTSGRARTRWLAARLGRLARANGTRSIALTTARPGDDVRAVAERVTAALQADGVRVGVVDLVSHADGGRYAGDGTVLRRGGGAAASPLSAGGVRAARDEVEQSHDLVLWLVDPVSASADALAVAGGLDATVLVADRRTPLTDVRGAREALRFAGEEFAGVVVTSVRRAGELRWGPFLEDAPADVRAEVLSS